From the genome of Lotus japonicus ecotype B-129 chromosome 6, LjGifu_v1.2, one region includes:
- the LOC130722531 gene encoding 28 kDa ribonucleoprotein, chloroplastic, with protein sequence MAATAAAAGIASSLFSSSINTNVKCLRSKNCSVLASVSQSYLVEPLSIGGTISHNKLWVPRISAAVAQEEVALAAEADDGLVEEKVEEVVAEEEANSSVNTKLYFGNLPYSVDSAQLAGLIEEYGSAELIEVLYDRDSGKSRGFAFVTMSCVEDCNTVIENLDGKEFLGRTLRVNLSDKPKPKEPLYPETEHKLFVGNLSWTVTSESLIQVFQEYGTVVGARVLYDGETGRSRGYGFVCYSKRSELETALISLNNVELEGRAIRVSLAEGKRS encoded by the exons ATGGCTGCCACTGCTGCAGCTGCAGGCATAGCCTCTTCCTTGTTTTCTTCTTCCATCAACACCAATGTCAAATGTCTACGCTCCAAGAACTGCTCCGTGTTGGCATCAGTGTCACAGTCCTACCTAGTGGAACCTTTGTCCATTGGTGGCACCATCTCACACAACAAGTTGTGGGTTCCTAGAATTTCTGCTGCTGTTGCACAAGAAGAGGTGGCACTGGCTGCTGAGGCAGATGATGGTTTAGTTGAAGAGAAAGTTGAGGAAGTGGTagcagaggaagaggctaaTTCTTCTGTCAACACTAAGCTTTATTTTGGGAATTTGCCATACAGTGTTGATAGTGCACAACTTGCAGGGTTGATTGAGGAATATGGTAGTGCTGAACTAATTGAG GTTCTTTACGACAGGGACTCTGGAAAAAGTAGAGGCTTTGCATTTGTGACGATGAGTTGTGTTGAAGATTGTAATACTGTCATCGAAAATCTTGATGGAAAA GAGTTCTTGGGCCGAACTTTGCGGGTGAACTTATCTgacaaaccaaaaccaaaagaaCCCTTGTACCCCGAAACTGAGCATAAGCTTTTTGTTGGGAACCTGTCATGGACAGTAACTTCTGAGAGTCTAATACAAGTCTTTCAAGAATATGGAACCGTGGTCGGAGCCAGGGTCTTATATGATGGGGAAACCGGAAGGTCACGTGGCTATGGATTCGTTTGCTATTCAAAAAGATCTGAATTGGAAACTGCCCTTATATCCCTAAATAATGTG GAACTAGAAGGACGAGCAATACGAGTAAGCTTGGCGGAAGGAAAACGTTCATAA